A segment of the Cenarchaeum symbiosum A genome:
GAGAGCTCCTTGAGGACCGTCGCCCGTGGGTCGTACGTCTTGTATACTGCGTGCCCCATGCCCATTATCCTCTGGCCGTCATCCATCCTTTTTCTTATCCAGGGCACCACTGCCTCTACCGATCCCATGTCGAGGAGCATCCTCATTACCTCATAGTTGGCCCCGCCGTGCAGCTCCCCGCTTAAAGCGCCTATGGCGGCGCTTGCCGCAGAATACATGTGGGCCCTTGTCGAGGCCACCTGCCTTGCGGCAAAGGTGGACGCGTTGAAGGTGTGGTCGGCATGCAGTATCAGACAGGTGTCAAATATGCGCTCCATCTCCTTGTCTGGGACCTTGCCTGTCATCATGTGGAGAAAGTTTGCGGCATGGCTCAGGGCGGGGTCGGGGTCGATGAGGTCTTCGCCGTTTCTTATCCTGTGCCAGCTGGCCACTATCGTGGGCACCTTTCCTATGAGGTTTATGGCCCTGTCATAGCTTGCCTCCTTGTTGGCAAACTCCTCGTCGTAATAGCCCGCCAGGGCGGCCACGAACGCCTGGAGCATGTCCATGGGGTCGGCGTCCTTGCGCCAGTTGCCCATGTTGATCTGCATCTGCTTTGGGATCCACCTTGCCTCGACAAGCCGGGAGTTGAACGCGGAGAGCCGGTCCTTTGTGGGCAGGCCGTCGTGGAGCAGCAGGTATGCCACCTCCTCAAAGTTGGACTTGGAGGAGAGGTCCGATATGTCGTACCCCCTGTATATGAGCCTCCCCTGCTTGCCGTCTATGTTTGATATGCGGGTGTCGGCGACAGGTATTCCGCGCAGGCCTATGTTCTTGGTATCAATAGAGGGCTCCATCGCGGGATCGGGGGATGTTTTGTTATTATATCTGCTGCGTGTAGCCCTGCCCCGGCAGGTTGCATGGCAGGTTCCGGGGCGGATATGCCCGGTGCCCCGGTCAGGCCATGGCCGGATTCCAGGCCGCCCCGAATGGGGCCGCATCCGCTTGGATTTTCCCGGTGTGATGCGGCCTCTGTAAAGCCGCAGGGGTGGCCGGGGGAATTGGGATGCCAGCACTGCCGGGGCCGCAAGTTCCTCCGATGCACTGGCCGTGAAACAGACCTAGGGCCTGTTTTTACATTAAAATAGCGGATCGGTGTAGTTTTTCTGTGAGGCCCATTCCCAAAACCGACGAGGAGAGGATCCGAATGATGCAGGAGATCGTGCACTCCGGCATAATAAAGATGTACCGGGTTCGATCCCGCTTTTGCGAAGAGGAATTTACGGACCACCTGAAGGGAATCATGAACGACTTGAAGGATTTACACACCATGGAGCAGGAGCTTAAAAAAATGCGGAAAATGTTCAATGCCATGGAATTTGAAAGACAGAAGAAATCACGCATTGTAGAGGAGGTGCCCAAAAATGTGCAGAAAGCATCTGATATCGTCTATAATGAAGGGCAGAAGAATCCCCCTATGGCAGAGCGAACGTCCAGAAAAATGACAAAAATACCCGATGTCGTGGAGGGTAAAAAGCAGAGCGATCCAATGATCCAATAATATTGCAGGATTGGTATGTATCCGGACCGTGCCATGTCTATTCCACAACCGGATGTCGAGTCTTTGACGGAGTGGGGGGCTACAAGGATTATGGATTCTTGAGCTACTGTGTTATCTGCGTATTATGCTATACGCCGGATTGTGGGCTTATCCATGTCGGTATGGGCATATTGACCGCATGCTGTAGTGGGGGGGATGTGACATGACAGTTGAGCTTCTGGCAGGACTGGACGTGTCTAGTAAACAAGGAAAGGAGTACTTGGGAGGGATAGTGGGCTTGAAGGAGAGCATAACTTCTACTCACAAGAGACTCGGATACGAACAGATCCATATGAGAACATTGGGTGGAAAAACCAGGGAGATCATTCTTGGCAAGCTAATCTTCGATCTAGACTACTTTCCCTTCTGTATAAGGACAGACAGGAATGCTATAATCGGTGAAAGTATGAAGTCAAGAAATGTCAGACATTCGGCAGTTAGAAGAATGGTGCTTGAGAAACACTTTGATCGGATTGTATATTCATACATCTGTGTGGAAATACTGCCATTTCTACAGAAATACAAGATGGATATGACTGACTTCAGCTTTGAATGCGATATTGATTGTAAGAATCTTGTAAGAAGAAGCGGTGGAAGGCAGATCGAACAGGGTATTGCGCATGACTTGGCAGACATAATTGCCTGGTCATTCACGCGCGGCAAGCGCTTAAAATCCCCAAAGTACAGTGACAAGTCGGACAAACTCCTCCGTGCAATGGCCGATTTTGTTAGAAAACAATAGTGGCCCCCGACCACCATAACCCGGTGAAGACCACCGTGTTACGGGGTGTAGGCCACCGCCAGAACAGGGACAGTTCTCATTTAAATTCTTTTGTTTCCGCCGGCGGTGTAGTTTGTCCCCTGCTGCGCAAAGCAGTATTTCTGGCGCGGATCCCGCCGCGGTTGCTCTTCCCAGTACAGTTTCTACCGGCCGGCGTCCAGTGTCGACACACTGGGCATCTAGGCCAAGCGATCCCCTGGGATGTTTGGCGCACCGTAGCGTCCCAAAAGTGCGGGGAATGCAGATCCGGGGCATGACGTTAATAATTACTAGCGTGCCGCCTGTTTTGCGTTGAATTAAAATATCCGGCCGAGACGGTCTACCCATGAGACCCATTCCCAAAACCGACGAGGAGAGGATCCGCATGATGCAGGAGATTGTACACTCTGGCATAATAAAGATGGACCGGATTCGATCTCGTTTGCTTAATGAGGTATTTGACGACCACCTGACGGGAGTCAGGTGGGAGTTGAAGGATTTGCACACCATGGATCGGGAGCTTAAAAAAATGCGAAAGACGCTCAATGCCATGGAGGCTGAAAGGCAGAAGGTTCAAGCGATCCCGCAGGACTGATGAATCCGGGCCGTGGTTATTTTACAAGCAGTGCCTCCGGGGGACAACACGGACTGACAGGTTTTCGAAGAGGTATCATCTACATATCGCACAGTGTATCAGGCCGCAGATCATGCCGGCAGCATCGATGCGCCGCCTAGATGTTATGATGATGGGAAAAGAGTGGCCCCCGACCACCATAACCCGGTGAAGGCCACCGTGTTACGGGGCGTAGGCCGCTGCCATACCTGGGCAATCCTCACTCAATAAGGGTGGTAGCAAATAAGGTTAAATAAGCTATTAGCTGTTACACTATTCATGATGATACACTGTAACGCCTATGGGGGATGCATGGATTGCATCGCCGTTTACGACACATGGCCCGTAAAAAACTCCCTCATCTGTAAGGGATGTAGAAATGCGCATGGTGCTGATTGACATGGGATTGGCCGACTATACATGCGATTTATGTGGCAAGCACCCGCCCAAAACACCGCCAAAGGATGGCGGGTTGCGGGGCATCGGTGACAACAAATGCGCGTGCAAGCCATGTATAGAGAAGCATTACCCGGATATGCTGCCTAGCTGGATGAAATAAAAGGCATTCTCGCAAAAGGCACGGATTGCCAACTCTGTCACGTTGAGGGGTCATGGCCCCTAATCTGCCAACCCGCTAGATCGATGTTCTCCTACTCTGCGTCTCCCGACATTATGGGAACATGTTGAATATCGCCATACCTGCTGCCGTCTTTAGTGGGTACTTCCGTCTACACTGCCTTTTCAATCCCCAGAGGGTCCCCTCAGCCGAGTCAGTGGTCGGACCTGCACACTAGAACAGGAAGATGAACCGGTTAGGCCCTGCGTCTCCCAGCGTCTTGACAGATTTGTGGCGCGCCTGCTTGCAGACTTCAACCGGGCCCATGTTCCCGAGCCCCTGTGCCGGGAGATGAATCTGTCCCTTGTACCCCACTTCGTCTCGAGTCTTCTAACATATACAGTACAACTCGCAGCATGTCTGCCACGGTGAAGCGTCCAGTGCGGCATTGGTCTCCGCAAGTATGTGGGCTCGGCGGAATGGTGAAAGCTGGCATGCAGGCATCCAGTTCGCTGGGCTCAAATGCAGGATATGCCCGTCTGTATTACCCGGGTACTGGAGCGCAGCGGTGCAGGATATGCCGCCATATCCAGAAGCATGGGGAAAAACCGATGAGCATTGTATTGACATTTGCAGGGCAAGCATCCACCCTGTTTTCACGTTGGGTTAAAATATTGGGCCTGGGTGGTCTACCCATGAAACCCATTCCCAAAAGCGATGAGGAGAGGATCCGCGTGATGCAGGAGATTGTGCGCACAGGTATAAAGAAGATGCACAGGGTCAGGTATCGCTTTTATGATGAGGAGTTTATTGACCTGCTGGAGGGGATCATGTGGGATCTGAAGGACCTGGACACCATGGAACAGGAGCTCAAAAAAATGCGAAAGATGCTCAATGCCATGGAGGCCGAAAGGCGGAAGGTTCCGGCGATCTCTATGGACTGATATGAATTTAGGCCGTTCCCATATTGTTTCACATGCTGGTATAAATTCCACGTACGTGCTAGGCGGATATGAGGATCAGAGATTCTCTGGATGCTGCATCATCCGTATGTTAAACAGCATGTCAGGCCGTGGACTGATTTCCTACAGGCATCGGGTTCTGCCCCGGCTGTGCCGCAATAGAGGGCATGCGGTATGACAACCAAACTTCTGGCAGGAATGGACTTGTCTGGTGCCTGTTCAGAAAATGGGGAGTATTTAGCGGGAATAGTAGGCCTGAAAGAGAACATAATCTCTACACACCGAAGACTCGGACATGATGGAATCCACATGAGATCGATGTATAATAAGTCCAGGGAGAAAATTTTTGCTAGGTTGAACTTTAATCTAAAATACTGTGTTCCATTCTGTCTGAAGATAGACAGGTGCATCATAGTTGATGAAATTATGAAATCAAGGTCCATCAGGCGGGCAAGAGTCAAAAGAGAGGTGATCGAGCGCCTGTTTGATCAGAATGTATTTGTTTTTCTACGAGGGGAGATATCGGTGTTTCTGCAGAGGCAGAAGAAGAACATGGCAGATTTTGACTTTGAATGTGATGCCGATAGCAGGGATTTCGTAAGGGGAAAGGGCGGAGGCTACGCCGAACCAGGCATTGCGCATGAACTAGCGGACATAATTGCCTGGTTCTACGCGCACAACAAGCCCTTGAAACGAGTGAATTACAATGACCGGTCGGCGGATCTCAGAAAGGCAATGGAGAAACCTGTTCGGAAAATACGGTGACCCCCGGCCACCATAACCCGATGAAAGACATCACATTACGGGGCGTAGGCCACCGTTTGAACAGGGACACTTCTCATTTAATAACTTTCCTTTCAGCCGACGGCTTGAGGGCGTGCCAGCGGTTGACCAAAGTCGGATCCCGGGGACAGGTTCCACCTGGGCTGCTTTTTTTCGCGTATGTAATTTACACGTGGCGGCATACACGACCTACCTTGCATGTGGATCCAGAGGCTGGTCACCGGTTAGCCGCCCTGTATACGGTGGAGCATCCTCTACGTGCCCCAAGTACGAGTGCACTTTACGGCCGGCAACATGCCCGTACAAGTCTTCTGGGTGCGGCTGCAAGATATGTGTGCCGAAGTTAAAGTCGGCCGGGGCTGCGGGGGTGCCATGTGCACTGCTGTACTCAAAGATATGGGGAAAAACCGGTCCAGGGCACTGCGTTGATAATTGCAAGACAGACGTCCTGTCTGTTTTCACATTGAGTTAAAATATTGGACCTAGATGGTCTACCTATGAGGCCCATTCCCAAAAGCGACGAGGAGAGGATCCTCGTAATGCAGGAGATTGTGCGCTCTGGCATAAAAAAGATGTACCGGGTCAGATCCCGCTTTTGTGAAGAGGACTTTACGGACCACCTGAAGGGAATCATGAACGACTTGAAGGATTTACACACCATGGAACAAGAGCTCAAAAAAATACGAAAGATGCTCAATGCCATGGAGGCCGAAAGGTTCCGGTGATCCTGCAGGACTGACATGTATCCGGGACATGGTTATTCCACAAGCAGTGCCTCCGGGGGACAACACGGACTGACAGGTTTTTGAGCAGGCATCATATACATATTGCACCGTACGTCAGGCCGCAGGTTATACCGGCAGTATCGATGCGCCGCCTAGATGTTATGGTAATGGGAAAAGAGTGACCCCCGGCCACCATAACCCGATGACAGACATCGTGTTACGGGGCGTAGGCCACTGCCATATCTGGGCAATTCTCACTTAATAACACTTGTTTCTGCCGATAGGGTAGGAGCAAACAAGGTTAAATAAGCTATTATCTGTTCGTTATTCATGTTGACAAACTGTAACGGCTATGGGGGATGCACGGATTGCATCGCCGTTTACGACACATGGCCCGTGAAAAACTCCCTCATCTGTAAGGAATGCAGAAATGCATTTGGTGTTGATTGACATGGGGACTGCCGACTATACATGCGATTTATGCGGCAAGCACCCGCCCAAAACACCGTCAAAGGATAGTTGGTTGCGGGGCATCGGTGACAACAAGTGCGCATGCAAGCCATGTATACTGAAGCACTGCCCAGAGAGGCTGCCTAGTTGGATGAAATAAAAGGCATTCCCACAAAATACATGGATTGCCGACTCTGTAAAGTTGAGTAGTCATGGCCCCCAATCTGCTAACCCCGCGGGAGATGAATGCCTTCTGATGCCTGACCGTGTTTAAAGAAATTTGCCATGTCCCCGCCGCTTGGCAGGAATGTGGTCGCATTCCCATAAATTAACAGAGTCGTTTCCGCCGGATGGGGGAATCTGCTTTATGATTGCCGATGCATTGCCTGGGACCGGTTTTTTCCTTTACCCCGTCCCGGACATAAGGGGGCGCGGAGTATCTCAACATCCACAAGTCGGGCATCGATATGTTCGGCGCATTTGCCCGCGTTTGTGGAGATATCCATGCTTGGAATGCAGGGGGATATGGCGGGCTTGAATGTGATGCCGATGGCAAGGATTTTGCTGGAAGAGGAGGGAGACGCGCCAAACCGGGTATGCACAAACTAGCAAGCACAATCACCCGGCCACACACGCAAGATTTTGAAACATGTGAATTACAGTGACAGGACGGCCGAACTATGCCGCACAATGGGCAATCTTGACTGAAAAATACGGCGACCCCCGGCCACCATAACCCGATGAAAGACATCGCATTACGGGGCGTAGGCCACCGTTTGAACAGGGGCAATTTTCATTTGATAGCTTTCCTTTCCACCGACGGCTTGAGGGCGTGCCAACGGTTGAGCAAAATCGGATCCCCTGCACGGGTTCCGCCTGGGATGCTTTTCTTCGCGCATGTAATTCCCACATGGTATCATCCTGCGTGGCATGCCCGACCTACCTTGCATGTGGATCCAGAGGCAGGCCTCCGGTTCTCCGCCCTGTATACAGCGGAGCATCCCCTATATTCCCCAAGTACGAGTGCACTATGCGGCCGGCAACATGCCCGTGCAAGCCCTCCGGGTGCGGCTGCAAGAGATGCGTGCAGGAGTTCAGGACGGACGGGGCTGCGGGGGCGCCGGGTGCTCTGCAGTGCCCGAAGATATGGAGAAAAACCGGTCCAGGGCACTGCGTTGATGATTCCAAGGCGGGCGCCCTGTCTGCTTTCACGTTGAATTAAAATATCCGAGCGGGATCGTCTCCATGCGAGGCCCATTCCCAAAAGCGACGAGGGGCGGATCCGTGTAATGCAGGATATTGTGTACTCTGGCATAAAAAAAATGCACAGGGTTCGGTACCGTCTCTATGAGGATGAATTTACGGACCATTTGAAAGGGCTCATGTGGGACCTGAAGGACCTGGACACCATGGAACAAGAGCTCAAAAAAATGCGAAAGATGCTCAATGCCATGGAGGCCGAAAGGCGAAAGCTTCCAGCCATGCCACGGGGTTGAGATGAATCAGGCCGTGGTTATTCCACAGTCGAGGTCTCCGACCGGCGGGCGGCAATGATAACAGGTTTTTGAACCGACATCATCTGCGTATTGTGCAGCACATCAGGCCGCGGGTCATACTGGCCACATCCGTACATCATCTAGACGGCATGGTAATAGAAAAGGGGCGACCCCCGGCCACCATAACCCGATGACAGACATCGTGCTACGGGGCGTAGGCCACCGTTTGAACAGGGACAATTCTCATTTAATAACCCTCGTTTTACGGGCGGGGATTGCACTCCATGCAAAACCCTGCTTCAGGCACGGATTCCGCTAGGGCGTTTTTCCCCACACCCAAAGCCGGCAGCCCTGGGGCAAAAAGGGGAAAGGTACGGCCGGCGCCCCAGAGGCCGCGCGCCTGCATAGTCCCCGGCGCAGTGCCAGGCATCTGCCGCGCAGCATCCGGGTTTTTTGCGCATGATGATGCAGCACCGGTGGCCGCGCGATCAATCTTAGCGTTTTGTCTAATCTTGCAACCCCCCGCCATATTACCTGTCTTTGCAACATCCGGTTGATGTCGGAGACGGAAAGGACGTACCAGCGGTATGTCGACGGGCTGGTCCTGCGCTCTGCACCGGATGAGCTCCGCAGAATCCAGGAGATAGACCGGAGGACGCAGCTCTCAGGGGATTCGTTTTACGACCTGTACTGCCGGTGCACAGAAGGCCCCATACTTGGTTTAAATGAGGGCCGTCGGCCAGCCGCTCCATGACCGCCGGCAGGGCCGGACCGGCCAAGACGAAAACAGTCTGCCTGTCCCACAAGGAGGATACCGACGGAATAAGCTCGGCGGCACTCATCAGGCAGGCGTTTGGCGGCAGCTCGGTCCTGGTGGATTATCCGGGGCAGATGGATGCGCTCGAAAGGATAGCAGCAGACCCTGAGCTCAAGTCCCTGTACATATGCGACCTCGGCCTTAGCAAGAAAAACCAGGACGGGTTTGTCTCCACGCTGGGGGCGCTCCGAAAGAGGAGGGTCGCCGTCACGTACATAGACCACCACGACTTGGAGCCAAAGATACGCAGAAAGCTCGCATCGTTAAAGGTCAAGCTCATACACGACGTAAACGAGTGCACGACAGTCCAGGTGTATGAAAAGTTCAAGTCAAAGCTTGACGAGCACGCGCCGTTTATAGCGGCATGCGCCGCAGTCACAGACTACATGGAGGACCGGCCGGCAGGCTCTAGGCTGCTTGCCATATACGACAGGCAGTTTGTCCTGGTGAGCGCCACTGTGCTTACATACAATATAGTGGGGCATCAAAAGGACCCGGAATTCCTGCAGGGGCTGGTCGAGGACCTGGCCGCGTCAAAGTATCCCCACGAGCTGGACGGCTCGTTCCAGTTCGCCCAGACCCAGACGGCAAAGCTGGCCGACGTGATGGCCAAGGTGAGAACAGGCATGAAGACCATGAAGAACCTCGGATACATGGAGATAGTGGATTCTGGCGCCAGCGGGGCGGTCAACTTTGTGCTGGGCTTTTCCGGCAAGGACGTGGGCGTGGCGTACAAGGAGCGGGTCGACCACGGGATATACGCGGTATCCGTGCGGGGTTCAAAGTCGTGCAAGGCGCACTTGGGCAAGATCACAAACGAGCTTGCCACCTCGCTTGGCGGCTTTGGCGGGGGCCACGGCAAGGCGTGCGGCGCGGCAATTCCAAAGCCCAAGATCAGGGCCTTTCTAAGGGAGCTCAACAAGAGGCTCGGCTGAGCGTGTACCGGCAGAACAGGGGGGGATCCTGCAAGCTGGGCCTGCCCGCAAACATGTGTAAATGTTTAAACTCTAACCAAATTCACGGGACATCGTTGAATGCGATCATCCCGGGCATGCGATCCGGCATGGGCGGGGCGGCAGTATTTCTTGCGGCCGCGCTCGTACTTTGTACGTACGGCGGTGCTGCATACGGGCATCCCGGCCATGCGGACATGCAGGTACTGTTTACTGGCGGCGCCATTCCAGTCACTCTGGCAACGCTATACATGAACGAGGGAGGGGAGCCCATGGGGGACGGCCCCAGCGCGGCCGAGACGGTCCGGCTGGAAGTCCGCCGGGGAACCGTCCTGACAGAGCCCGCGGAACCCCCGGGTGTCCCGCAGCAGGCCATACCCGTGGAGCCCCTCGGTATACTGCGGTCGGCCATACTGGTCGAGGGTGATACCGGGACCCTGACTATCACATTTGAAGGCGCACTAGACGCCTCCTCGGTGGATACGACAAAGTTCCACATAAGGGACGGCTATGCGGCCTCGGGCGGGGCCACGCTGCCAGCCAACTACACTGTAGGCGCCGACAACAGGACCGTCATCGTCGAGATGGACAGCGCAATACTGCAGATAATCCGCGGGTATACTAGTCCGCGGATACACTTTGAGACAGGGGCCTTGGTGGGTGCGGACGGCTTGTCCTTCCCCCAGGCGTTTGAGCTGCCGCGGCCACGGCACGTAGAATCATTTCCTCTATTTGGAATAGAGAACGACCCCGAGGGTATTACATTTGCGCCCGACGGGAGCAGGATGTTTACATCCGGCGGCTCGGGCAACTTGCGCCAGTTCGAGCTGGATCCGCCGTTCTCAATAGATGCGATACCGGGTTCTGCAAGGTCGGCCACCAAGCTGCCTCCTGCCACGGGGCCCAACGGGACTACAACCGGCCTGTACGCGACAGAAAATGACCTCGCAGGTATTACATTTGACCCCCGCGGCACCCGGTTCTACATTGCAGGCGATGACACAGATACAGTCCGGCAGTACTCGCTGGATATACCGTACGACATACGGGGAAACATTACATTTGACGGCCTGTTTAACGTAAGCGGCGAGGTGCCCGTCCCCGAGGCGATAGAGTTTGGCCCCGGCGGGATAAACATGTACGTGGCGGCAGCGGGGAGTGACGCGTCGATATACCGGTACGTGCTAGCCGAGGCGTTCAACGTATCCACTGCATCGTATACCGGTGATTCACTGAATGTTCTATCCAACGAGACGAGGCCTACAGGTGTCAGAATCTCCCCCGACGGCTACAGGCTGTTTATAGTCGGCGAGATGCCCCAGAGCGGGCCCGATTCTGTATTCGAGTACGGCCTGACACGGGCCTTTGACATAACGTCTGCAGTGTACGAAGGCAGGTTCCCTAGCGTGGCCGAGGCCACCATGAGGGATCTTGCGTTTGCAGACGACGGCACGCAGATGTACATTATGGGCCACCTGACGCGCTCGATACACCGCTATGACCTAAACGCACCGTACGAGATTGTCCCGCCCATATCCGCCGTGCTCGACGTGAGTGCCAACCAGACCTCCCCCGAGGGGTCTGCATTTTCAGGGGACGGGCGGCACATATTTGTCATCGGCAAGGCAGGGCCAAC
Coding sequences within it:
- a CDS encoding citrate synthase (COG0372), encoding MLASQFPRPPLRLYRGRITPGKSKRMRPHSGRPGIRPWPDRGTGHIRPGTCHATCRGRATRSRYNNKTSPDPAMEPSIDTKNIGLRGIPVADTRISNIDGKQGRLIYRGYDISDLSSKSNFEEVAYLLLHDGLPTKDRLSAFNSRLVEARWIPKQMQINMGNWRKDADPMDMLQAFVAALAGYYDEEFANKEASYDRAINLIGKVPTIVASWHRIRNGEDLIDPDPALSHAANFLHMMTGKVPDKEMERIFDTCLILHADHTFNASTFAARQVASTRAHMYSAASAAIGALSGELHGGANYEVMRMLLDMGSVEAVVPWIRKRMDDGQRIMGMGHAVYKTYDPRATVLKELSRRLAAKTGQPWFAITEKVEQATADEMKKRKGVEIYPNVDLYSASVYYMLDIPMDLNTPIFAISRVAGWAAHIIEEKFAEAAPKPALYRPKAVYVGKYCGPEGCEYKALDLRES
- a CDS encoding single-stranded DNA-specific exonuclease (COG0608); amino-acid sequence: MTAGRAGPAKTKTVCLSHKEDTDGISSAALIRQAFGGSSVLVDYPGQMDALERIAADPELKSLYICDLGLSKKNQDGFVSTLGALRKRRVAVTYIDHHDLEPKIRRKLASLKVKLIHDVNECTTVQVYEKFKSKLDEHAPFIAACAAVTDYMEDRPAGSRLLAIYDRQFVLVSATVLTYNIVGHQKDPEFLQGLVEDLAASKYPHELDGSFQFAQTQTAKLADVMAKVRTGMKTMKNLGYMEIVDSGASGAVNFVLGFSGKDVGVAYKERVDHGIYAVSVRGSKSCKAHLGKITNELATSLGGFGGGHGKACGAAIPKPKIRAFLRELNKRLG